The Oncorhynchus tshawytscha isolate Ot180627B linkage group LG05, Otsh_v2.0, whole genome shotgun sequence genome includes a window with the following:
- the LOC112250033 gene encoding cannabinoid receptor type 1A-like, protein MKSVLDGVADTTFRTITSGLLYLGSNDASYDDATINTDFTKGGLSVQKPLPAFRSNSFPDKEPGDEELILKGIPFFPTNATDLFGNSSGFGDEGTGIQCAENFVDMECFMILTPSQQLAVTVMSLTLGTFTVLENLIVLCVILQSRTLRCRPSYHFIGSLAVADLLGSVIFVYSFLDFHVFHRKDSPNVFLFKLGGVIASFTASVGSLFLTAIDRYISIHRPLAYRRIVTRTKAVIAFCVMWTISIVFAVLPLLGWNCKQLNSVCSDLFPLIDEKYLIFWIGVTSVLVLFIIYAYMYILWKAHHHAVRMLSRTSQKSLVVYSADGTKVQTMRPEQTRMDIRLAKTLVLILVVLVICWGPVLAIMVYDLFWKMDDDIKTVFAFASMLCLLNSTVNPIIYALRSKDLRHAFLSSCQACRGSAQQLDNSLESDCQSRHIAANRAAESCVKTTVKIAKVTMSVSTETSAEAV, encoded by the coding sequence ATGAAGTCTGTGCTGGATGGTGTGGCAGACACCACCTTCCGGACTATAACCTCTGGACTGCTGTACCTTGGCTCCAATGATGCCAGCTATGATGACGCCACCATCAACACTGACTTCACTAAGGGTGGATTGTCCGTCCAGAAGCCTTTACCTGCTTTCCGCAGTAACTCTTTCCCAGACAAGGAACCTGGAGATGAAGAACTCATCCTAAAAGGCATTCCATTCTTCCCCACCAACGCCACAGACCTGTTTGGCAACAGTAGCGGCTTTGGTGATGAGGGAACCGGAATCCAGTGTGCGGAGAACTTCGTGGACATGGAATGCTTCATGATCCTGACCCCTAGCCAGCAGTTGGCTGTGACGGTGATGTCCCTCACTCTGGGAACCTTCACTGTGCTTGAGAACCTTATCGTGCTGTGTGTGATCCTCCAATCCCGCACACTGCGCTGCCGCCCCTCCTATCACTTCATAGGAAGCCTGGCTGTAGCCGACCTGCTTGGCAGCGTCATCTTCGTCTACAGCTTCCTGGACTTCCATGTGTTCCACAGAAAGGACAGCCCCAATGTGTTCCTCTTCAAGTTAGGTGGGGTCATCGCTTCGTTCACAGCCTCTGTGGGAAGCCTGTTTCTCACTGCTATAGACCGCTACATCTCCATCCACAGACCCCTGGCCTACAGGCGCATCGTCACGCGGACCAAGGCTGTCATCGCCTTCTGCGTGATGTGGACTATCTCCATCGTCTTCGcagtgctccctctgctgggcTGGAACTGCAAGCAGCTCAACTCGGTCTGCTCAGACCTTTTCCCACTAATCGATGAGAAGTATCTAATCTTCTGGATCGGGGTGACCAGCGTGCTGGTCCTCTTCATCATCTACGCTTACATGTACATCCTGTGGAAGGCCCACCACCACGCCGTGCGCATGCTGAGCCGCACCTCCCAGAAGAGCCTGGTGGTGTACTCAGCAGACGGAACGAAGGTGCAAACCATGCGCCCTGAGCAGACGCGCATGGATATCCGGCTCGCCAAGACCCTGGTCCTCATCCTGGTGGTGCTGGTCATCTGCTGGGGCCCTGTGCTGGCCATCATGGTCTACGACTTGTTCTGGAAGATGGATGATGATATTAAGACAGTGTTTGCTTTCGCCAGCATGCTCTGTCTGCTCAACTCAACAGTCAACCCAATCATTTACGCCCTGAGGAGCAAGGACCTGCGACACGCCTTCCTCAGCTCATGCCAGGCATGCCGGGGCAGTGCCCAGCAGCTGGACAATAGCCTGGAGTCTGACTGCCAGAGCAGGCACATCGCTGCCAACAGGGCTGCAGAGAGCTGTGTGAAGACCACTGTGAAAATAGCCAAAGTGACTATGTCTGTCTCCACTGAGACATCTGCAGAAGCTGTTTAG